The window GCTGAATAAGCTGGCCACGGATTTCTGGTCGCTGTTGAATATGGAGTGGCTGGAAACCGGCCAGTTCGGCCTGTAGGGATTGGCCGGGCAGAAGCGGGAAGTAAGCTGACCAGGGAGGAAAGGCTGTAAATATGGCCGGCGAGGGAAAACAGCTTTGCTATCAGGCGGCAGGAGGGGAATTCTATGAGCTTGGTTGACTGGTTCGCCAATTTGTTTGTACAAGAAGCCAAACATTATGTTTTTACGCCGGTGGTCTCCGATGCGGAAAAGCTTGTATTCCGGGAAGGGCAGCACTATTTTCGCCTGCGCCTGGCCGAAATGTTCCTGAAAGATGACCGGAAGCTCTTTCGCAAGGCTGTGCCAGTGGTTTCCTCGGTCGTCAGCCTGCAGTTCGGCGCCAGCGCCGCTCAACAGCTGCCCAACGTGGCCGGCCCGTTGGCCTTGAATCTGAATGAAAACTCTCTGGGAAAAGGGGTGCAGCTTAATTACTCCCTGACCAACCTGGTGCCCTATCGCGGCGGCAATGTGTCGATCAGCGCCGCTTTGCTGGCCTATGTCAGCAAAGATTATTTTTCCGCCTTCCTCAACCTGGCCAACAGCATTGCCGGACAACTGACCATCGGCCAGCTGTCTGCCGCTCTCAAAGTGGTGGGCAGTGTGGCCGGCGCGCTGCAGGACCTCCTGGACAGCGGCGACAAGGAGGTCCGCCTGGTGTACCATAATGAATACGCCGGTACGGACGATTTGGGGGGAGTCTCGCTGCAAAGCGGCTACTTTGCCGTCATTGGCGCCCAGGCCGGCAAATTTAACCCGGAAAAGCTGCTGGTAAAGAATTCGCAGCTTTATATCGGCGATGACCGGCAATCGGCCAAGCCCCTCGCCGGCTATGATTATATGCTGTTCGGCGTGGAAGCGGCCCTGTACCGGGACGATTTCCGCTATTTCAGTGAATACAACAGTCTGCTTTATGCCGCCATCGAAAAGGGCATGCTCGACAAAGCCGAGGGTGATGCCGTGATTCGGGCCGGCATGTTGGCTGTATTTAAATCAGATGATCTGACCTATGTGGACAAAACGCGGGTAGCGGCCGCGCTCAAAGCCGAGTATGAGGAGCGGCTCTCCCAACTGCTCAAAGCGAAAAACCTGCTTATCCCGGATGATCAATGGCTGAACAGCCGGGCCCTGGCGATCAATCCGGAAGCGACTGAACGGAAGATTGCTCCCGTGCTGGCCAACAAGCAATTGGATGATGTCGCCATTGCCGATACTATTTTAGAGATGGTCGTGAAAGGCGAAATAAGCTGATCAACGAAATATATCGAAATCATCCCTGAAGGCAGCTCGGACCAGGATGACGCCAACTCAGGAAGAAATCGAACGAACGCGCTGGTCGCTAGTATTTACTAATTCAGGCATCCGGCGTCAGGCCGGATTAAAAGGGCAGTCCGGTGTGATTCCGGCACTGCCTTGCAGCTTTGAAGGAGAGCCATATTTCTGCAAGCCTGCCAGGGAGGAATATGGCAATGACCCTAAGTCAGAGTACTGCCTGATTTTTAGTATCCGTACAGCCTGCGATGAACAGGTCTGGGATTAAGAACACTCGCAGGCGTAAGACAGCTATGAGCTGGGATATGACTGGAGACTGGTTAAGGTGAGTTTTTCTACCCGACAGCCTAAGGGGGATTCTTGACCCGGCACTGACAGCAGGCAGCTTTAGTAAAAGATAAAGCGTCGATTGTTCCGCCGGACGGAATCGTCGACGCTTTTATTCTATCTGCGTCGTATATCGCATATCATGAGAAAGTGATGATAAATGAATATCGTTGGGATAGGCGCCCTACGGGGCTTAATAGGGAAGACCGGTGAAAAACCGGCGCGGTCCCGCCACTGTAACGGGGAGTGATTTCGCAGTATGCCACTGGAGCCTTTGGCTTTGGGAAGGCGCGGGATTGCTATGAACCGGAGCCAGGAGAACTGCCTTATCCAGCAATCGCCGTTTTACCCACGAGGTATGGGGAGGAGATTACGCAAAGACCAAGGCCGGATTCTGCTGGGCTAGCGTAACCCTACTCCCTAAAAGGGAGTTTTTTTATTACAGAACGCAATTGACGCACCACTATCATCGGCGCAGGCGTTGTAGTCTCGACGACGGTATTGACATTACCGTCCATGTGATAGCGAAAATAAAACAATAAGCAGCAACGGGGACAGCACAATTGAGCCTGTTCGTCTTGGCCGGACGTGATAAGGATGTCCGGGCAGGCTGCAATAGGAATTCGTACCAGGGAGGTGGGGGATTTTCCAATGGACAATAAGGAAAAGTCCTCAGCAGCCGACAGGCTGTTGAAGGTCGCAAGGTAAGAAAATAAAAATAGAAAGAGGTGTTTAGTGTGTCAACGGTAATCGCAACGTTTTACAATTTTGGCATAAGTCCTGCAGCCGGCCGTGTCAGATTAATTTCCTCATCCGGCTCTACGCCGGCCGTTGTCAGTGGCTCGGGTGCGAACCTTGCCACTACTGACCCTATCGCTTTTTATTTCAATGGCGGCAGCAGCATCGGTACTAGGGTATTGATAGTAGAAAGGCGCTATGATTCAAGCTTTGTGCAGATTTTCTGCTATCTGTCCGTATATGATCCCAGCAATTGGACGCAGACAGTAGCGCCTAATTTAACAACGCCCTATCAATACAGCGATAATACAGACCTACTTAATATTTACAGCATCAACTCCCCAGATGGTGCTAACGCGGGTACGCTCTTTGGTGCTGACTATTCTGCCGGCAGAGTGTTCAAACTTGTGCATGGTGTGAGCGGCGCTGCGGAAACCCTGACGCTAGCTTCCGATTATTATCAACTTACCGCAACAGGATCAGGCGCTTCAGCTTATAGCGTAGATACGGTGTTCAATACCGAATCATCGGTCGATTATATTTACGCCGTAGCTCAGCAATATGCGGTTTCGCCTCCTGGCAGTTCTGATCCCAGTGATTACACTTATTTCAATAGCATTATCGTTAAACTCAGCGCTTCTAATTTAGCTAGTGTAGTCGATGGACCGGATGCAACCCTAGCGCCGAATGTTTTCGAGCTTCAGCTTTACGGTGGCAATCTTTATGCAGCCGCTCTGGGCGGGCCGCAATGGAATAGCACCCCCATTGTATGGAATCAGGCATCCCGCATTCAAAGAGTGACTCCCGCAAACCTTGCGGTAACCAATCTTGTCCGTCCAGCCAATTCTTCGGAAACTACTGCTAATGACGACAAATTCGATATCCGTTCGCTGGCGATTCTTTCCGATGGCACTGCCTATATTTTGACTGGTTCCTATAATGGATCTTTTGCTTTTTCCGGTCGTTTGTGGGTAGCTGAAATAGGTGATTTGACCGGAGATGCACTATTGTCGAATGTTGCGCAGCTACTCACGAATAATGCTAATATTTCAAACGTTTTTGGCTATTTGTGGGCGTTGTTGCCTGCTGATGACATTAGCAAAGTTTGGGGCATGCTGGGGGACAATCTTGGCATCTATGATGTAGATGGTATTGCTTCCGGTACAAGTGCAGTTTCGGCGGGTACGGCATCTGAATGGGGTGCTGCCGGCAGTCCGACATTCAACGCGATTGCGTTGGCGATGCCAGCCATTACGCGCCGCCTAAAAGCAGGGACTGCGCCTGCTTCCATCAAATCGGTGCGGGGTTTTGTACATCCGCTGCTGGTTTCCCGCGCTGGCGTGAAACCGGAAGATTTTGAAGCATTTGTTAAAGCGTATACTGCTAAAAAATATTAAGCTCTAATGCAAGGGGCGGAAACTCCGCCCCTTCTTTACCGTTTAGGAGGAAGGATTTTTTTGAGCAGAAAGCATTGTAAAAAACGCATGGCCAACGCCCTTAAGGTATGTTCGTTCGCATTTATACTTCATCCTTTTTATACAGTGTCATGTTATGCTGCTTTAGAATTAGTTGGAGAAACGGCTAATTACACAAACTGGGGCAGCGGTGGCCCGTGGAAAGTTAAAGCTATCAGCGAAAATGAGCAGATTTATACCACCTATGCTATCGCTAATCAGGGCAAAGCTATAGGACAAGCCCAATATAATGCGAATATTACGATTGACAATGGCGGCCTTTGGCGGCCTTTGGATCGTAACGGAACGGTTAATGTGAATGCCTTAACCATGCTGTCGGGTTCGACGATTGATTTTGCTTATAAATACAGTGCCGCAAATAGTTATACTGAAGCAAACGGTTATGACCCATGGTCTGTAGCCACTGCAAGCAGCACTGCTCGCATCCTAAAAATAAACAATGGAAATTTTGAAGGCAACATTAATTTCCGTATCAATCTAGGAACCAGAACTTATGACCCGTCAACTGGCGGTTATGTTGGTGCTGGTGAAACTATCGTATTGAATAATCCGACAGTTATTAATCAGGAATCATATCCGACAGTACATATTAATATTGAATATATTATGAACAAGGATTTTGGGGCAGGTAATGACAGTACTTTCTCTTGGGCAAATCAGACGGCGGCATTGCTGGAAGGTCAAGTTACTGGTGTATTTGAAATTTCTAATTCTGATACTGCGAATATGGATAAATTTGTTGTAGCAGGAGAAGCAATCAATCAAGTAGACGGAGCATTGAACAAATATATCATTACAACTGAATTGTTAGATGATGGAAGCGGAAATGAATATAACAGAAGCTATTCCGTCTACTGGAGTGCCAAGCGCCAAGGATATTTATCCCAGGGGGCTTACTCCGCCGCCAACGCGGCCCTCTCGACGCGCAACCTGTGGCGGATTGAGGACGGCCTGTTCTGGAAGCGCGGCGACGACCGGCGGTTCGTCAACCGCAGCATAGCCAAGGACGATTTCGATCGGCGGGAAGGCGTGTGGGTCAATACCTGGCGGGGGAAATATACCTATGACGGTATTCAGGATTCCACTTTCGGCCAGACCTACAGCGGCATTCAGGTCGGCTACGACAAGCTGCGGGACCGGGAACTGCTCGGCGGCAAGCTCTATACCGGGCTGTTCTTCAGCAAGATGACCTCCGGCGCCGATTTCAGCGCTCAGAATGCCGGCGGCGCGGATTACAACAGCGGCAGAGGCGATTTGGACAGCGACGGGCTCGGCGCATACATGCTCTGGGTAGGCGACAAAGGACACTATTTGGATACCACTGTGCGCTGGAGCACCATCGATAATGCCAATACCTATACCGATTCCTTCGGTGACAGCTACAAGAAGGATTTTATCGCCCAAACCTACGGCATCGGCGCCCGTTACGGCCTGCGGATCGATAAAGGGAGCGGCTGGTTTATGGAACCGCAAGTCGGCCTTTCCTACGGTGTGATGCGCTCCTTCGACTTCCGTCTGGACAACGGTCTTCGCTATCAACAAGATAAAATGGATATGCTGCTTGGCCGCGCCGGACTGTCCATCGGTAAAAGCTATGGGCAGGGCGAGCACAAAGGTGAAGCGTATCTCAAGCTGTCGGCTAACCATGACTTCATGGACGGCGGCAACGCCATGTTCTATGCCATGCAGAACAGCGCGAATCCAGACACTGCCCAGAATGTGTTGGCCTCGCAAAAGGTGGATACCCTGGCCGGCAAGGACACCTGGTATGATGTGACACTGGGTAGCAGTTTCAAGTTGAGCGGCAGCAGTGACGGCTGGCTGGAGGTCAACAGATCCTTCGGCGGCAAGGTCGATACCGACTGGCAGATCAACGGTGGCATCGCCTGGGGCTGGGGCGGCCCGTCCAAAGCCAAAAAATCGGAAGCAGTGAATGCTGCCGATCGAAGCTTGTTTACGGACACTGTAAACACCGCGGGTATCACGGCTGCAGATGCTGCTGCCGGCAAAGAGACAACCAGCAATTTGCCTGAGGGTAATGCTCCACCGCAGCAGCCGAATGCAGCCAACCGTGCTAGTAGTAATGCTGACACCGCAAACGCTGATGAAAACCCCGCGGTAGGCGGCACGAACAGTCCAGAGGCAGCCGGTGCGCTGCAGCAGGGAGATTTTGACGGGTTTACCTGGGCCCCGCTGGTCGTTGAAGCGGATCGCCCGGACTGGGAGAAAAAGCTGTCTCCGGGTACGGTATCCGTAATTGAACTACCCCAATACGAGGGTGAGCACAAGACGCTGGGCGATCTGCTGCAGACGGTGCCGGGCATCCATATCGACAAGCTCTCCGGCGGCGCCGGCCACTACACAACGGTGCGGGTGCGCGGCTCTTCGGCCAGCCAGGTCAATATCTACGTGGATGGCGTTTTAGTGAATACCGGCAGCGAACAGGCCGTTAACCTCGAAAACCTCAACATCGACAATGTCGAGCGGATCGAAGTCTACCGCGGCTACATCCCGGCCCGCTTCGCCGGCGCGGCCATGGGCGGCGCGATCAACATTGTCACGAAAAAGCCGGACAAAACTGGCGGCAAGGTCAGCTATGGCCTGCGCTCATTTGGCGGGCAGAAATTCAACCTGGAAACAACGGCTCCGATGGGTGACGGCAGTCTGCTTTTCGCGATGAATCGGGAAGAGGCCACAGGTGACTTTAAGTATTATAAACTCTATACTACTTATGCTAATGACAGTCCAACCTATCCACGAAACCGTTGGCGTCAGAATAATGGTTATGAAAACAACGATATCCTCGCCAAATGGCAGGATGACAACTGGTTTGTCAAGCTCAACTATATCAATAATTCGACCCATACGCCGCAAACCGTCGACTCCTATCTGGCGGATTTGCCGAAACAATACTGGCCGGATTCCTTTAATGATGAGCAACAGGCCATACGCAACGGCACGGTGGATACGGAAAAGACCGAGCTGTCCTTCGGCCACCGGCAAGAGACCGGCAATGTGGAATGGGGCTGGAAGCTGGGCACGGTACATCAGGACAAGCAAACGTTATGGACCAAATATGAGACCGGCAACCGGGGTTTCGTCCTTGGCACCAATACCTTTCGCAATGATTCCTATAGCGCTTCCGTTGACGGCACCTGGAAGATGGGTGAAAGTCACCTACTGGAATTTCTGACCACCGCCAGCAAGGAAACTATGAAGGTAAATTTTTCAGCCGACCAGTATTCTGATCCAGAATGGAAAGGCTATGAGCATTTGTTCCTGCCGGAATACGATATGAGCAATTACTATTTCCAAGTTCAGGATACTATGAAACTGGACGACAGAGGCAGCTTGGCTTTTACGCCGCTGGTGCGGGCGCAAAAATCGAATATCGGTATTGATGTCATGGAAGGGGAAGGCTGGCTGTACAGCTATAACCTTGGCCTTAAGAAAAAATGGAATGATCAGTGGACGACTTGGGCCACCTATGGCACCTATCACAGACTGCCAAGCTGGTATGAGGTGTTTGGCGACGGTGTCAACCTTCAGAGCAGATGGTATAGGGGCAATAGAGGCAAAGGCGAAGCTTCATGGAGTCCGGAAGTTTTTGCGGAGCACGGTAAGAATTGGGATGTATCCGTCAATCGAAACGGCCAGCTGTTCGGCGTGGACAACGACACTACCTTGACTTATTTTAATCGCAAGTCAGAAAATCTGATGACCACCGCCTTTAATCCCTTGACCGGCGCGACCTGGTACACGAACTATGGCGCCGGCGAGATTCAGGGTTTTGAGCTCAGCAATGAGATGCATTGGCAACAATTTGATTTTACTTTAAGCACGACCTGGCAGGACTCCTTGATTACCAAAGGGTTTAAGGCTTATGATAATACGAGCAATGCTGCATGGCAGGGACAGCCTTTCCCCTGGACACCGGAGTGGGCGGCCAACGCCAGGCTGGATTATCGGTTCCCCGGCGATAAACTCAGCGTCTTTGGCGAATACAACTGGACGGACAAACTAAGCTGGCTTAATAATGCCGGTACGGCTGCGTACTATGAGCCAATGGGAATATTTAATATCGGTATGAAATATAGCTTTGATAAGCAGTTCAAACTAAGTACCGGTGTTAATGATATCGCCAATCAGGGACCTAAGCAGCTCATGCGTTATTTACAGAGTGATCATTTTGACAAGGGCAATGTTGCCTATCCACAACAGGGAAGAACCTATTACATGACCGCGGAATACTCATTCTGATGGTTGCTTCGTGCGGCAGTGCTTTATTTGCTGCCACACGGACAAATCAATAAGGAGTGGCTAGGATGGATGCTAAGCGTAATTTGCTGATTCTTAAACTGGATCTTCTCGACAATATGCGGGAATTTGATACGATCCGGCAAGCGGTTGCACAGGTGGCCGCAGGCCTGGTGACAGTGAGTGCTGCCGGCTGCGAACAGCCGGAGGACGTTATTGCAGCCGTTACTGACGGCAAGCCGGACTGGGTCCACATCATTGGCCGCAGCAATGACAAGCAATTGATTTTTTCCGGCGGCAAAAAGGCGGAAAGCAAATGTGACCGCATTCAGTTGGTAAAAAATTTGCGGGGGGCAACACCGGCTCTTCAATTAATTACGCTGAACAGTAAGCTGGACAATCGGGATTTGAGGAATATGGGCCGGCTCTATGTCATGATCGGTATGGAAAATGGCTATAATCCCATAGCTTCCCGCATGTTTATGCCGCGTTTTTACGCCAATATCTGTTCAGGCATGCCACTGGCGCCTGCCGCCAAAGCCGCCATTGAAGATACTCAGCAGGAAGTGGTTCAGCACGGCGGTATACCGTCCATGTGTTTCAGCCGCATTATTGATCCGGAAACGTTTACGTTTTTGCCGAGAGAAACTGTCATGAATTAGCAGCGGGCTGGTCGCCTGGCAGCAGCTATAAACATAACAGGCCCAGGGTTTGAGGATTGACCGCTGTGCCCCGGTATGTTAGGATAAAGCTGATAACCGAATATTCGGGATAGGTGTCCGCAAGGACTTAATAGGGAAGTTTGGTGCAAAGCCAGCACGGTCCCGCCACTGTAACGGGGAGCGATCCTGCGAAAACGCCACTGGAGCGTGGGCTCTGGGAAGGTGCAGGGGTGCTATGAACCGGAGTCAGGAGAACTGCCTGTCTGACAATCACCGCTACAGACCTACGAGCGATAGGAAGGGGATTAGCGACGCAATTTTTGCCGGTTGTTTTCGGCCGGGGCCGGGATATGGGTTCAGTATTTGCGTAAGGCGGCCTTTCCTGCGCGGTTCAGGGAGGGCCGCCTGTTTGTTTTTTGCC is drawn from Acetonema longum DSM 6540 and contains these coding sequences:
- a CDS encoding TonB-dependent receptor domain-containing protein, with product MSRKHCKKRMANALKVCSFAFILHPFYTVSCYAALELVGETANYTNWGSGGPWKVKAISENEQIYTTYAIANQGKAIGQAQYNANITIDNGGLWRPLDRNGTVNVNALTMLSGSTIDFAYKYSAANSYTEANGYDPWSVATASSTARILKINNGNFEGNINFRINLGTRTYDPSTGGYVGAGETIVLNNPTVINQESYPTVHINIEYIMNKDFGAGNDSTFSWANQTAALLEGQVTGVFEISNSDTANMDKFVVAGEAINQVDGALNKYIITTELLDDGSGNEYNRSYSVYWSAKRQGYLSQGAYSAANAALSTRNLWRIEDGLFWKRGDDRRFVNRSIAKDDFDRREGVWVNTWRGKYTYDGIQDSTFGQTYSGIQVGYDKLRDRELLGGKLYTGLFFSKMTSGADFSAQNAGGADYNSGRGDLDSDGLGAYMLWVGDKGHYLDTTVRWSTIDNANTYTDSFGDSYKKDFIAQTYGIGARYGLRIDKGSGWFMEPQVGLSYGVMRSFDFRLDNGLRYQQDKMDMLLGRAGLSIGKSYGQGEHKGEAYLKLSANHDFMDGGNAMFYAMQNSANPDTAQNVLASQKVDTLAGKDTWYDVTLGSSFKLSGSSDGWLEVNRSFGGKVDTDWQINGGIAWGWGGPSKAKKSEAVNAADRSLFTDTVNTAGITAADAAAGKETTSNLPEGNAPPQQPNAANRASSNADTANADENPAVGGTNSPEAAGALQQGDFDGFTWAPLVVEADRPDWEKKLSPGTVSVIELPQYEGEHKTLGDLLQTVPGIHIDKLSGGAGHYTTVRVRGSSASQVNIYVDGVLVNTGSEQAVNLENLNIDNVERIEVYRGYIPARFAGAAMGGAINIVTKKPDKTGGKVSYGLRSFGGQKFNLETTAPMGDGSLLFAMNREEATGDFKYYKLYTTYANDSPTYPRNRWRQNNGYENNDILAKWQDDNWFVKLNYINNSTHTPQTVDSYLADLPKQYWPDSFNDEQQAIRNGTVDTEKTELSFGHRQETGNVEWGWKLGTVHQDKQTLWTKYETGNRGFVLGTNTFRNDSYSASVDGTWKMGESHLLEFLTTASKETMKVNFSADQYSDPEWKGYEHLFLPEYDMSNYYFQVQDTMKLDDRGSLAFTPLVRAQKSNIGIDVMEGEGWLYSYNLGLKKKWNDQWTTWATYGTYHRLPSWYEVFGDGVNLQSRWYRGNRGKGEASWSPEVFAEHGKNWDVSVNRNGQLFGVDNDTTLTYFNRKSENLMTTAFNPLTGATWYTNYGAGEIQGFELSNEMHWQQFDFTLSTTWQDSLITKGFKAYDNTSNAAWQGQPFPWTPEWAANARLDYRFPGDKLSVFGEYNWTDKLSWLNNAGTAAYYEPMGIFNIGMKYSFDKQFKLSTGVNDIANQGPKQLMRYLQSDHFDKGNVAYPQQGRTYYMTAEYSF